One Halovivax ruber XH-70 genomic region harbors:
- the ppk1 gene encoding polyphosphate kinase 1: protein MEGGDQAEPVQDGESSHGRSTAAGSGHNETADSSADVSDATEGDGNAITFRSMVEDEPARPDSAERATDERLDDGDLTDPVFYLDREQSELAFQRRVLAEARDETNPLLERVRFLAILTANLDEFVRKRIGGLDRRLRSGSDERSPAGRTTDQRLTDALSEAGAILAAQARCYSEEIRPALAANGIDIVDYDALSPAAANAARSTFEESILPTLTPLTFDPAHPFPFISNQSLSLAVLTRRDCDDGVTFSRIKIPRNRERFVSFEPGSQFVLLEDVVRSNLDLLFPDVEIVDTALFRVTRNAEVSRAEEADDMIEATESILDRRRFGNVVRLEIEPDAPEAIVDILARELDLTDRQVFSLPGPLEYRDFNRIASLDRPDLSGPEWTPQPHPRLAAAARDEKRTIFDAIRANDVLLHHPYHSFEKTVCRFLEKAARDPDVLAIKAAIYRTASDSRVIESLLTAARNGKQVAVMVELAARFDEQNNLEWVERLEAEGIHVAYGTIGYKTHSKAALVVRDEADGVGLYSHIGTGNYHSETAKGYEDLGLLTADPAIGRDLVRLFNYYTGQTLHGDYEALLVAPVELRERLRAVIRAEAERARAGDDARLIVKVNRLEDPALIRELYRASMAGVEIDCLVRGICRLRPGIGGISETITVHSIVGRFLEHSRIVYARDGGSERYYVGSADWMQRNLDDRIETLVPVEARPLRDRLDAILETLLADERNRWVMRSDGSYEPVPAGDDPVDAHTIFMDRARRDARILNENSADS, encoded by the coding sequence ATGGAGGGTGGTGACCAGGCAGAGCCTGTACAGGATGGAGAATCGAGTCACGGTCGATCGACGGCCGCCGGCTCCGGACACAATGAGACAGCCGACTCGTCCGCGGACGTATCCGACGCTACCGAGGGCGACGGGAACGCGATCACGTTCCGATCCATGGTCGAAGACGAGCCTGCCCGTCCCGACAGCGCCGAGCGAGCGACGGACGAGCGACTCGACGACGGCGACCTGACCGATCCCGTGTTCTATCTCGACCGCGAGCAAAGCGAACTCGCCTTCCAGCGTCGCGTCCTCGCCGAAGCACGCGACGAGACGAATCCACTGCTCGAACGAGTTCGGTTCCTGGCCATACTGACGGCCAACCTCGACGAGTTCGTCCGGAAACGGATCGGCGGTCTCGATCGTCGGCTCCGATCAGGATCGGACGAGCGCTCCCCAGCCGGCCGAACGACGGACCAGCGATTGACGGACGCACTCTCCGAAGCAGGCGCCATTCTGGCCGCCCAGGCACGCTGTTACAGTGAGGAAATTCGTCCAGCCCTGGCGGCCAACGGGATCGACATCGTCGACTACGACGCCCTCTCACCGGCCGCGGCGAACGCGGCTCGATCGACGTTCGAAGAGTCGATCCTCCCGACCCTGACCCCGCTGACCTTCGACCCGGCCCACCCGTTCCCGTTCATCTCGAACCAGAGCCTCTCGCTGGCTGTCCTCACGAGACGTGATTGTGACGACGGCGTCACGTTCTCGCGCATCAAGATCCCGCGCAACCGCGAGCGCTTCGTGTCGTTCGAGCCCGGATCGCAGTTCGTGCTCCTCGAAGACGTCGTCCGATCGAACCTCGACCTGTTGTTCCCCGACGTCGAGATCGTCGACACCGCGCTGTTCCGCGTGACGAGAAACGCCGAAGTGAGTCGCGCGGAGGAGGCCGACGACATGATCGAGGCGACCGAGTCGATCCTCGACCGGCGACGGTTCGGGAACGTCGTCCGCCTCGAGATCGAACCCGATGCGCCCGAGGCGATCGTCGACATCCTCGCGCGGGAGCTCGACCTGACCGATCGACAGGTGTTCTCACTCCCCGGCCCCCTCGAGTACCGCGACTTCAACCGGATCGCGTCGCTCGACCGGCCCGACCTCTCCGGGCCGGAGTGGACGCCCCAGCCCCACCCTCGTCTGGCGGCCGCCGCTCGCGACGAGAAACGGACCATCTTCGACGCGATCCGGGCGAACGACGTCCTCCTCCACCATCCCTATCACTCGTTCGAGAAGACGGTCTGTCGGTTCCTCGAGAAGGCGGCGAGAGACCCCGACGTGCTCGCGATCAAGGCCGCTATCTATCGAACGGCGAGCGATTCACGGGTCATCGAGAGTCTCCTCACAGCCGCACGAAACGGGAAACAGGTCGCGGTGATGGTCGAACTCGCTGCCAGATTCGACGAGCAAAACAATCTCGAGTGGGTCGAACGGCTCGAGGCGGAGGGGATCCACGTCGCCTACGGCACCATCGGGTACAAGACCCACAGCAAGGCCGCACTCGTCGTTCGCGACGAAGCCGACGGCGTCGGACTCTACTCCCACATCGGGACCGGCAACTACCACTCCGAAACCGCGAAGGGGTACGAGGATCTCGGATTGTTGACCGCCGATCCAGCGATCGGTCGTGACCTAGTCCGACTCTTCAACTACTACACCGGACAGACCTTACACGGCGACTACGAGGCGTTGCTGGTCGCTCCGGTCGAATTACGAGAGCGACTGCGAGCGGTGATTCGAGCGGAGGCCGAACGCGCGCGAGCCGGCGACGATGCGCGACTAATCGTTAAGGTGAACCGACTCGAAGATCCGGCGTTGATTCGCGAACTGTACCGGGCGTCGATGGCCGGCGTCGAGATCGATTGCCTGGTTCGGGGAATCTGCCGACTCCGCCCTGGAATCGGCGGGATCAGCGAGACGATCACCGTCCACAGCATCGTCGGTCGATTCCTCGAACACTCGCGGATCGTCTACGCACGCGACGGTGGCTCTGAGCGGTACTACGTCGGCTCGGCCGACTGGATGCAACGGAATCTCGACGACCGCATCGAGACGCTCGTCCCGGTCGAGGCTCGCCCGTTGCGTGACCGACTCGACGCGATCCTCGAGACGCTGCTCGCAGACGAACGCAACCGGTGGGTGATGCGAAGCGACGGCTCGTACGAACCCGTTCCTGCAGGCGACGACCCCGTCGACGCACACACGATATTCATGGATCGTGCAAGGCGAGACGCCCGAATACTCAACGAAAACTCGGCCGACAGCTAA
- a CDS encoding metallophosphoesterase family protein encodes MLRTASYGDTAVPFVEHWIEPTTWDNVYVIGDVHGCRGALDDLVTTIGVDDDDLVLFVGDLVRKGPDGGSVVRFVRRHENMLAVRGNNEQKLLDEEITCPSVGPSERAYLRTLPDAIRWDGGLVVHGGLDPEREVHAHTRDELQTMRSPTGDGYDGPFWFERYEGPPRVFFGHTVLSDPIEDEWIVGLDTGCVYGGQLAAYDLTNERFVTVDGQPHQERASAKIVSHWGSR; translated from the coding sequence GTGCTGCGCACCGCTTCGTACGGAGACACAGCCGTCCCGTTCGTTGAACACTGGATCGAGCCTACAACCTGGGACAACGTGTACGTGATCGGAGACGTCCACGGCTGTCGAGGCGCGCTCGACGATTTGGTCACCACGATCGGCGTCGACGATGATGACCTCGTCCTGTTCGTCGGTGACCTCGTTCGGAAAGGACCCGACGGCGGGAGCGTCGTTCGATTCGTCCGACGACACGAGAACATGCTTGCCGTCAGAGGGAACAACGAGCAGAAACTCCTCGACGAGGAGATCACCTGTCCCTCCGTGGGGCCATCGGAGCGGGCGTACCTGCGCACGCTCCCCGATGCGATCCGATGGGACGGTGGATTGGTCGTTCACGGCGGCCTCGATCCCGAACGTGAGGTGCACGCACACACGCGCGACGAGCTACAGACGATGCGCTCGCCGACTGGCGACGGCTACGATGGTCCGTTCTGGTTCGAGCGCTACGAGGGCCCACCGCGCGTCTTCTTCGGCCACACCGTGCTCTCCGACCCAATCGAGGACGAGTGGATCGTCGGGCTCGATACCGGGTGTGTCTACGGTGGGCAACTCGCCGCCTACGACCTCACGAACGAGCGGTTCGTCACGGTCGATGGTCAGCCCCACCAGGAGCGAGCGTCGGCGAAGATCGTGTCTCACTGGGGGTCGAGGTGA